From Bradyrhizobium sp. 4:
CGCGGCACGTTGCCGAGCGCAATACGCAATTGCGCGCCTGCGATCCCGCCGATGTCGAGCGTCGCCGGCGTCAGAACGAAGCTGTTGGACTGTTCGGTCCAGGCAGCGCCGAGATCGAGGTCGACCGCGAGCTTGTCGATCCCGCTGGCAATCAATGGAAGCTGCTTCGGGTCGGATGGATCGGTGGGCGTGACAAATTTGGCAACCACATGCGCCTTGGTCGGGATTGAGCCGACCAGCTGCCCCCAGTCCAGGCTCAGTGTGTCGATCATGACCAGCTTCTTGGTGGTCTTGAACGGCGCCGTCACGCCCTTGATCTCTGCGCCTGCGAGCACGCCGAACAGCCCGAGCATCTGATCCGGCGAGGGCGCCCGCCCGGGAGTGGCGAGGCTTGCTGCCCAGCGCATCAAATTCGCCGTGCTGAAGGATTTCAGCGCGAAGCGCTCCATCTTGAACTGTCCCTGCGGAGACGGCGTGTCGACGCCTTCGACCGCGAACTCGCCGTCGCGATATCGGATGGCATTAACCGTGGCCGTTCCTTGCGGCGTGCCGACCGACATCTTGCCGATTTCGGCCTTACCGATGCGAAGACCCTCATAGACTCCGGCGAGCTTCTCCAGCAGCTCGCGTGCCTGTGCCGGCGTCGGCGGGGTCGATTGATCCCGCGGCAGCGCGGCAAATATCTCGGCCAGCCGGAATTTCGACGGCTGCACGGCGATGTCTTCCATGGTGAAGTCGTCGATATCCACTCGCATCCCCTGTGCCGATTTGAGCGCATAGGAACCTGTCGAGACCTGCCGGTAGACCCGGCGATAGCTGTCGTCGCTGGCCGTCTGCGGATCGAGCGCGGCGAGGATCGCGCTTGAATCGAAATCGTTGACGATGATGTTCGACAATTCGCCCGTCAGCTTGTCCGGCTTGCCGGGCTGCTTCACGTCGACCGAGATCACGGCGCGGTCCGACTTCATCGCGTCGATCTTGCCGTGCTTCAGGTTCTGGATCGCCAGTCCGGAATAGGTGACCTCGCCGCTGCCGGCGGCGCCGGAATCGAAGCTGATCGTGAGGGTCGGGGCCGTGAGCGACGATGCAGCGACACTCGCATATTGGCCGAGCACGTAGCGGTACAGGTCGACCAGCGAGCCGTCCGCCGGCACCTGATCCGCGTGAACAGGACCGGCATAGTCGCGCATGACCAATTGCGGGATCTTGTACGCGACCTTGAGCTTGGCAGCGCCGATCTGGTCCAGCGTAACCTCGAGCCCGGTGATGTTGATATCGTCGGCCGAGAACCTTGTCTCGTCGATCTGGCGAACGCCCGTGCCCTTGATAGCGGCGATCCTGATCTGCGCCTGCGGTGCCTTGCCGGGCGTAACTGCGATGTCCTCGATCGTGAGGGTGCGCGTGGGCAGATCGAAGGCGATCTTGCCGTAGCTGGCCTTGCCGCCTTGCTTGCGGATTTGCTCGAACGCGGCCTCCACCTCGGCGGTGGTGCGATGCTGGACGTAGAGATTGAAGCCGAACCATCCGCCCGCGACCACCACGGCCACGACGATCAGGCCGATCAGGATTCGCTTCATTCTCAGCTCCAGTTGCTCGCGTTGCAGGACGCAACTTGCCATATTCGCAAAGCAATGCGGGGTCCAGGGAAAGTGAGCGCTATCAGATATTTGACCGGGCGCCCTGTTGATGGAGCCGCAATCGGATGTTGCCACCGGGGCGCCCGGCGTGCTTCATCCCGTTTCCATGACCCGGAAAATACCACCCGAAGGCGGGCCGGTCAGGACAACGTAGTTTGAGGCCGGTAACGCGAGGCGAAACACCGCATGTCGTCTTATTCCGATGATCTCCACCAGGCGGCGCTGGCCTATCACCGTCTGCCGCGCCCCGGGAAGCTCGAGATTCAGGCGAGCAAGCCGCTCGCCAACCAGCGCGACCTCGCGCTGGCCTATTCGCCCGGCGTCGCCGCCGCCTGCCTGGAGATCGCCAAGAACCCGGCGGAAGCGGCGACGCTGACGATCCGCTCCAATCTGGTCGCCGTGGTTTCGAACGGCACCGCCGTGCTCGGCCTCGGCAATATCGGTCCGCTGGCCTCGAAGCCGGTGATGGAGGGCAAGGCGGTCCTGTTCAAGAAATTCGCCGGCATTGACGTGTTCGACATCGAAATCGCGGCCGACACCATCGAGCGCGTGGTCGAGACCGTGGCCGCGCTCGAGCCGACCTTCGGCGGCATCAATCTCGAGGACATCCGCGGACCGGAATGCTTCGAGATCGAGGCGCAGCTCAAGGAGCGCATGAAGATCCCGGTCTTCCACGACGACCAGCACGGCACCGCGATCATCGTTGCCGCCGCCGTCACCAACGCCCTGCGACTCAACGGCAAGAAGCTCTCCGACGTGAAGATCGTAGCATCGGGGGCAGGGGCCGCGGCGATCGCGACCCTGAACCTGCTGGTGTCTATGGGGGCGCAGCGCAAGAACATCTGGGTCTGCGACATCGACGGCCTAGTGCATGAGGGCCGCAACACCACGATGGACCGCTGGAAGGCGGTCTATGCGCAGAAGACCGACAAGCGCACGCTCGCCGACGTCATCGGCGGCGCCGACATCTTCATCGGCCTGTCCGCACCGGGCGTGCTCAAGCCCGAGATGGCCAAGGCGATGGGCGACAAGCCGCTCATCATGGCGCTCGCGAATCCGACGCCGGAGATCATGCCGGAGGAGGCGCGCAAGGTGCGCCCCGACGCCATGATCTGCACCGGCCGCTCCGATTTTCCGAACCAGGTCAACAACGTCCTCTGCTTCCCCTTCATCTTCCGTGGCGCGCTCGACGTCGGCGCCAGCGCCATCAACGAGGAGATGAAGCTCGCCGCCGTCGAGGCCATCGCGCAGCTCGCGCGCGAGGCGCCGTCCGATGCGGTCGCGCAAGGCTTTGATACCGGCGAGACGCAAGGGTTTGGCCCGGGCTCGCTGATCCCGTCTCCGTTTGATCCGCGGTTGATTTTGCGAATCTCGCCGGCGGTCGCCAAGGCTGCGATGGATTCCGGCGTCGCGACCCGGCCCATCACCAATTTCGACGAGTACACCGCGCTGCTCGAGCGCTTCGCTTTCCGCTCCGGCCTCGTCATGAAGCCGATGTTCGCGAAGGCCAAGACCCAACCGGTGCGCGTGATCTACGCCGAAGGCGAGGACGAGCGCGTGCTGCGCGCCACCCAGGTGGTGCTGGAGGAGAAGCTGGCGACGCCGATCCTGGTCGGACGTCCGTCGGTGGTCGAGGCCCGCATCGAGCGCTTCGGCCTGTCGATCAAGGCCGGCAGGGACTTCGATCTCGTCAATCCCGAGGACGATCCGCGCTACCGCTCCTACGTGCAGTCCTATGTCGAGGTCGCCGGCCGCCGCGGCGTGACGCCCGATGCGGCGCGCACGGTGGTGCGCACCAACAACACCGTCATCGCGGCGCTCGCAGTGGTGCGCGGAGAGGCGGACGCCATGCTTTGCGGCGTCGAGGGCCGCTACATGAGCCATCTGCGCCATGTCCGCGAGATCGTCGGGTTCACACCGGGGATCAGCGACTATG
This genomic window contains:
- a CDS encoding NADP-dependent malic enzyme, giving the protein MSSYSDDLHQAALAYHRLPRPGKLEIQASKPLANQRDLALAYSPGVAAACLEIAKNPAEAATLTIRSNLVAVVSNGTAVLGLGNIGPLASKPVMEGKAVLFKKFAGIDVFDIEIAADTIERVVETVAALEPTFGGINLEDIRGPECFEIEAQLKERMKIPVFHDDQHGTAIIVAAAVTNALRLNGKKLSDVKIVASGAGAAAIATLNLLVSMGAQRKNIWVCDIDGLVHEGRNTTMDRWKAVYAQKTDKRTLADVIGGADIFIGLSAPGVLKPEMAKAMGDKPLIMALANPTPEIMPEEARKVRPDAMICTGRSDFPNQVNNVLCFPFIFRGALDVGASAINEEMKLAAVEAIAQLAREAPSDAVAQGFDTGETQGFGPGSLIPSPFDPRLILRISPAVAKAAMDSGVATRPITNFDEYTALLERFAFRSGLVMKPMFAKAKTQPVRVIYAEGEDERVLRATQVVLEEKLATPILVGRPSVVEARIERFGLSIKAGRDFDLVNPEDDPRYRSYVQSYVEVAGRRGVTPDAARTVVRTNNTVIAALAVVRGEADAMLCGVEGRYMSHLRHVREIVGFTPGISDYAALALLITSKGAFFIADTQVRPNPSAEELAEIASLAAVHVQRFNIKPKIAFVSHSDFGSYDTESSRKMRRATQLLKEKHPELEADGEMQGDTALSAAARKMVLPHSNLEGEANIMIMPSLDTANVAYQMIKSLADALPVGPILIGPARPAHILTPSVTARGILNMTAVAVVEAQERASRQQPTLFT